In a genomic window of Glycine max cultivar Williams 82 chromosome 13, Glycine_max_v4.0, whole genome shotgun sequence:
- the LOC100817382 gene encoding beta-glucuronosyltransferase GlcAT14A isoform X1, whose amino-acid sequence MKKLKNYYMHLRHHHTAERKWVFPLAIGSLLSLFLLFLATLTSPEGTPILPFYRSITAASYSVFVESKLRPLPVSALPPPPRLAYLVSGSKGDGAAVTRVLLALYHPNNRYVVHLDLESSAEERSDLVRFVEGHALFKRFGNVRVIKKANLVTYRGPTMVANTLHAAAILLRELGDWDWFINLSASDYPLVTQDDLLHTFSYLPRDLNFIDHTSDIGWKDHHRARPIIVDPGLYMNKKQDVFWVTQRRSRPTAFKLFTGSAWMALSKSFIDYCIWGWDNLPRTVLMYYSNFISSPEGYFHTVICNAQEFRNTTVNSDLHFISWDNPPKQHPHYLTVDDMKGMVGSNAPFARKFHREDPVLDKIDAELLSRGPGMAVPGGWCIGKRENGTDPCSEVGDPNVLRPGQGSKRLETLISSLLSNEKFRPRQCV is encoded by the exons atgaagaaattgaagaaTTACTACATGCACCTCCGGCACCACCACACGGCGGAGCGCAAGTGGGTGTTCCCACTCGCCATCGGCTCCCTCCTCTccctcttcctcctcttcctcgCTACCCTAACCTCCCCGGAGGGCACCCCCATTCTCCCATTCTACCGCTCCATCACCGCCGCCTCCTACTCCGTCTTCGTCGAATCCAAGCTCCGCCCCCTCCCCGTCTCCGCCCTCCCTCCCCCGCCGCGCCTCGCCTACCTCGTCTCCGGCTCCAAGGGCGACGGCGCCGCCGTCACCCGCGTCCTCCTCGCTCTCTACCACCCCAACAATCGCTACGTGGTCCACCTCGACCTCGAGTCCTCGGCGGAGGAGCGCTCCGATTTGGTGAGGTTCGTGGAGGGCCACGCGCTGTTCAAGCGGTTCGGGAATGTGAGGGTTATCAAGAAGGCGAACCTCGTCACGTACAGGGGACCCACCATGGTCGCCAACACGCTCCACGCCGCCGCGATCCTGCTTAGGGAGCTCGGGGATTGGGACTGGTTCATCAATCTCAGCGCCTCCGATTACCCACTTGTCACACAGGATG ATCTGCTGCACACGTTTTCCTACTTGCCGCGGGATCTGAATTTCATTGATCATACGAGTGACATTGGATGGAAAGA TCATCATCGTGCCAGGCCGATCATCGTTGATCCGGGGTTGTATATGAATAAGAAGCAAGATGTGTTTTGGGTTACGCAGAGGAGGAGTAGGCCAACGGCTTTCAAGCTTTTCACAG GCTCAGCTTGGATGGCACTGTCAAAATCTTTCATTGATTACTGCATATGGGGATGGGACAACCTACCTCGGACTGTACTCATGTactattcaaatttcatatcTTCCCCTGAAGGATACTTCCACACAGTTATTTGCAATGCTCAAGAGTTCAGGAACACAACTGTGAACAGTGATCTACATTTCATTTCTTGGGACAATCCTCCCAAGCAGCATCCTCACTACCTTACAGTTGATGACATGAAAGGCATGGTTGGCAGCAATGCTCCCTTTGCAAGGAAATTCCACAGAGAAGATCCAGTGTTGGACAAAATTGATGCTGAACTATTATCCAGAGGTCCTGGAATGGCTGTTCCCGGAGGTTGGTGCATAGGAAAAAGGGAGAATGGCACCGATCCCTGCTCTGAAGTCGGTGATCCTAACGTCCTGAGGCCTGGCCAAGGTTCCAAGAGGCTTGAAACATTAATCAGCTCATTGTTGTCGAATGAAAAGTTCCGGCCAAGGCAGTGCGTATga
- the LOC100813126 gene encoding AAA-ATPase ASD, mitochondrial, giving the protein MYKMWTQAGSLMASTMFIYTMFMRFFPSPLQARVRRYTNKFTSFVYPYIRIRFHEFTGERLMKSEAYNAIQTYLSEHSSQRASKLKAEAIKVKDTRTPLMLSMDDNEEIIEEFQGVKVWWGSYKTTSKTQSFPWNSSSDEKRYYKLTFHKHYRSLITDSYLKHVLEEAKAIEMKNRQLKLYTNSKTRWSHVVFEHPATFETLAMKPKEKECIINDLVKFKSGKTYYAKIGKAWKRGYLLYGPPGTGKSTMVAAMANFMNYDVYDLELTAVKDNSDLRKLLINTSSKSIMVIEDIDCSLDLTGQRKKRKEKVEGREGKDSRKRGDEDDDDDDRGSKVTLSGLLNVIDGIWSACGGERIMVFTTNFVEKLDPALIRRGRMDKHIELSYCCYEAFKVLAQNYLGLESHQLFPKIEKLLEETKMTPADVAENLMPKSLDEEVDTCLHNLIQALERSKVDLEKKKAETERKQSNVQKTSENHGEGMEENGVIN; this is encoded by the coding sequence ATGTATAAGATGTGGACACAGGCAGGGTCACTCATGGCCTCAACCATGTTCATATATACCATGTTCATGCGCTTTTTTCCCTCTCCTCTTCAAGCCCGTGTTCGAAGGTACACCAACAAATTCACCAGCTTTGTGTACCCTTACATCAGAATCAGGTTCCACGAATTCACCGGTGAACGCCTCATGAAAAGTGAGGCTTACAATGCCATCCAAACCTACCTTAGTGAACACTCTTCCCAAAGGGCATCAAAGCTCAAAGCTGAAGCGATCAAGGTGAAAGACACACGCACCCCGTTGATGCTTAGCATGGACGATAATGAAGAAATCATAGAAGAGTTCCAAGGAGTGAAGGTGTGGTGGGGTTCATACAAAACCACCTCTAAAACACAGTCCTTTCCTTGGAACTCTTCTTCGGATGAAAAAAGGTACTACAAACTTACCTTTCACAAGCACTATAGAAGCCTCATAACTGACTCTTACCTCAAACATGTGTTGGAAGAAGCCAAGGCCATTGAGATGAAGAATAGACAACTGAAGCTTTACACCAACAGCAAGACAAGGTGGAGCCATGTGGTCTTTGAGCACCCTGCGACTTTCGAAACACTCGCAATGAAGCCGAAGGAGAAGGAGTGTATCATCAATGACCTTGTGAAGTTCAAGAGTGGGAAAACTTATTATGCCAAAATTGGGAAGGCTTGGAAAAGAGGGTACTTGCTGTATGGCCCTCCAGGTACCGGGAAATCTACCATGGTCGCGGCTATGGCTAATTTCATGAACTATGATGTGTATGATCTTGAATTGACAGCGGTGAAGGACAATTCAGATTTGAGAAAGCTGTTGATTAACACTTCAAGTAAGTCGATTATggtgattgaagacattgattGCTCCCTTGATCTCACTGgtcaaaggaagaagagaaaagaaaaagttgaggGTAGAGAAGGAAAAGATTCTAGAAAAAGGGGTgatgaggatgatgatgatgatgatagagGTAGCAAAGTAACACTTTCTGGACTATTGAATGTTATAGATGGGATTTGGTCAGCTTGTGGGGGAGAGAGGATCATGGTTTTCACAACTAATTTTGTGGAGAAGCTTGATCCTGCTTTGATTAGGAGAGGGAGGATGGACAAGCACATAGAATTGTCCTATTGTTGCTATGAGGCATTCAAGGTGCTTGCTCAGAACTATTTGGGTCTTGAGTCTCACCAATTGTTTCCTAAAATTGAGAAGTTGTTGGAAGAGACTAAGATGACCCCTGCTGATGTTGCTGAGAATCTTATGCCAAAGTCACTGGATGAAGAAGTGGACACTTGCTTGCATAACTTGATTCAAGCTCTTGAGAGGTCCAAGGTAGACTTAGAGAAAAAGAAGGCAGAGACAGAAAGGAAGCAATCCAATGTGCAAAAGACTAGTGAAAACCATGGTGAAGGAATGGAAGAAAATGGTGTCATCAATTAG
- the LOC100817382 gene encoding beta-glucuronosyltransferase GlcAT14A isoform X2, translating into MKKLKNYYMHLRHHHTAERKWVFPLAIGSLLSLFLLFLATLTSPEGTPILPFYRSITAASYSVFVESKLRPLPVSALPPPPRLAYLVSGSKGDGAAVTRVLLALYHPNNRYVVHLDLESSAEERSDLVRFVEGHALFKRFGNVRVIKKANLVTYRGPTMVANTLHAAAILLRELGDWDWFINLSASDYPLVTQDDLLHTFSYLPRDLNFIDHTSDIGWKDHHRARPIIVDPGLYMNKKQDVFWVTQRRSRPTAFKLFTAWMALSKSFIDYCIWGWDNLPRTVLMYYSNFISSPEGYFHTVICNAQEFRNTTVNSDLHFISWDNPPKQHPHYLTVDDMKGMVGSNAPFARKFHREDPVLDKIDAELLSRGPGMAVPGGWCIGKRENGTDPCSEVGDPNVLRPGQGSKRLETLISSLLSNEKFRPRQCV; encoded by the exons atgaagaaattgaagaaTTACTACATGCACCTCCGGCACCACCACACGGCGGAGCGCAAGTGGGTGTTCCCACTCGCCATCGGCTCCCTCCTCTccctcttcctcctcttcctcgCTACCCTAACCTCCCCGGAGGGCACCCCCATTCTCCCATTCTACCGCTCCATCACCGCCGCCTCCTACTCCGTCTTCGTCGAATCCAAGCTCCGCCCCCTCCCCGTCTCCGCCCTCCCTCCCCCGCCGCGCCTCGCCTACCTCGTCTCCGGCTCCAAGGGCGACGGCGCCGCCGTCACCCGCGTCCTCCTCGCTCTCTACCACCCCAACAATCGCTACGTGGTCCACCTCGACCTCGAGTCCTCGGCGGAGGAGCGCTCCGATTTGGTGAGGTTCGTGGAGGGCCACGCGCTGTTCAAGCGGTTCGGGAATGTGAGGGTTATCAAGAAGGCGAACCTCGTCACGTACAGGGGACCCACCATGGTCGCCAACACGCTCCACGCCGCCGCGATCCTGCTTAGGGAGCTCGGGGATTGGGACTGGTTCATCAATCTCAGCGCCTCCGATTACCCACTTGTCACACAGGATG ATCTGCTGCACACGTTTTCCTACTTGCCGCGGGATCTGAATTTCATTGATCATACGAGTGACATTGGATGGAAAGA TCATCATCGTGCCAGGCCGATCATCGTTGATCCGGGGTTGTATATGAATAAGAAGCAAGATGTGTTTTGGGTTACGCAGAGGAGGAGTAGGCCAACGGCTTTCAAGCTTTTCACAG CTTGGATGGCACTGTCAAAATCTTTCATTGATTACTGCATATGGGGATGGGACAACCTACCTCGGACTGTACTCATGTactattcaaatttcatatcTTCCCCTGAAGGATACTTCCACACAGTTATTTGCAATGCTCAAGAGTTCAGGAACACAACTGTGAACAGTGATCTACATTTCATTTCTTGGGACAATCCTCCCAAGCAGCATCCTCACTACCTTACAGTTGATGACATGAAAGGCATGGTTGGCAGCAATGCTCCCTTTGCAAGGAAATTCCACAGAGAAGATCCAGTGTTGGACAAAATTGATGCTGAACTATTATCCAGAGGTCCTGGAATGGCTGTTCCCGGAGGTTGGTGCATAGGAAAAAGGGAGAATGGCACCGATCCCTGCTCTGAAGTCGGTGATCCTAACGTCCTGAGGCCTGGCCAAGGTTCCAAGAGGCTTGAAACATTAATCAGCTCATTGTTGTCGAATGAAAAGTTCCGGCCAAGGCAGTGCGTATga